One genomic segment of Panulirus ornatus isolate Po-2019 chromosome 3, ASM3632096v1, whole genome shotgun sequence includes these proteins:
- the LOC139759657 gene encoding uncharacterized protein, which translates to MEEEVYRLTQQGFTYTEPSQWRVRLIPRGQAAFCAMPEVKVNFPYQYDCFILAHHAISDGITIATLIQGVLDILNDLLSDRPVNDAVQLGKFSKAEKIVQVKCKIREDLIRNPQRLEALIGTLPPPEKSLLLLEAFHRPADVTPRTRHVRRMLEPWLTDGFRAKSKTMGVTLNSSFVAVIHAAITELAREEGIVRDSYRLSSLNVVNLRRYMTSSRPLPLGGYTTSLSYSVDVGKDVRETFWQHCRKINQELQDHLKLGVALEQKVAVEMAEEAISPDDYYDNPPTVTHDFTVSNMGDMSLMTPGVGKHVQITSLQPLNTIHKYIHMNCHQIFTFRGRCPYTLSYVTDYMTQETANRLADKVVFLLEGLISK; encoded by the coding sequence atggaggaggaggtatatagACTGACCCAGCAAGGATTCACTTACACTGAACCGTCGCAGTGGCGCGTCCGTCTTATTCCCCGCGGGCAGGCCGCGTTCTGCGCAATGCCTGAGGTTAAGGTCAACTTCCCGTACCAGTACGACTGCTTCATCCTTGCACACCACGCCATCTCCGACGGCATAACAATTGCCACGCTCATTCAGGGCGTGTTGGATATTCTGAATGACCTCCTCAGTGATCGTCCGGTCAATGATGCTGTGCAGTTAGGCAAGTTTTCCAAGGCAGAGAAGATAGTGCAAGTGAAATGCAAGATTAGAGAGGATCTGATAAGGAACCCGCAACGCTTGGAAGCTCTGATAGGGACACTACCTCCTCCAGAGAAGTCGCTGCTTTTGCTGGAGGCTTTTCACCGCCCTGCCGACGTCACGCCGAGGACCAGACACGTCAGGCGGATGCTGGAACCTTGGTTGACAGACGGGTTTCGGGCCAAGAGTAAGACGATGGGCGTTACTTTAAACAGTTCCTTTGTGGCCGTGATCCATGCAGCCATCACGGAACttgcgagggaggaggggatcgTGCGTGATTCCTATAGGCTCAGTTCCCTCAACGTGGTGAACCTACGTCGCTACATGACATCCTCGAGGCCGCTACCGCTGGGAGGGTACACCACCAGTCTCTCGTACTCCGTCGACGTGGGCAAGGACGTGAGAGAGACCTTCTGGCAACACTGTAGGAAAATCAACCAGGAGCTCCAAGACCACCTGAAACTTGGCGTCGCTTTGGAGCAGAAGGTGGCCGTCGAGATGGCCGAAGAGGCGATATCCCCTGATGATTACTACGACAACCCTCCCACGGTCACCCATGACTTCACGGTCTCCAACATGGGCGATATGTCATTGATGACTCCAGGCGTTGGCAAGCACGTGCAGATCACATCTCTGCAGCCGctcaacaccatccataaatacaTTCATATGAACTGCCATCAAATCTTCACTTTCCGTGGTCGCTGTCCATATACCTTAAGTTACGTGACAGATTACATGACCCAAGAAACGGCGAACAGGTTGGCAGACAAAGTCGTCTTCCTTCTTGAAGGCCTGATAAGCAAGTAG